The DNA sequence GTCAATGTCGTAAGCTCACACAACAAAGAAAGGAAGCTACAGACGACGATGTATGGGGAGGAGGTTCGCGATCCTACGACATAGGGCGAAGGAGGCTCATGGTCTAACAGCGTAGGGCAAAGGAGGCTCACGGTCCGATGACATAGGGAGGAAGAGGCTTGCGATCTAACGGTGTTAGGCAAAGGAGGCTTGCAACCGAATGGTGAAAAGCAGAGGAAACTTTCGATCTATCGACGTAGGGTGAAGGAAGCTCACGATTCGACGACGTAGGGCGGAGGAGGCTTGTTGTCCAGCAACGTAGAGAGGAGGTAGCTTGCAGTCTGGCAACACAAGGTGAAGAACTCTCACAATCCGACGACATAGGGTCTAAGCGACTCGCGATAGGGTTTATGATTCCTTACACTAGGTCAAGCATGCCGAGGAGGTAAGTGTTGTAATTAGTTGGTTCGATATTGAGCCAACTATGTGAAATTGGTTGAACCTGAACTCGATTTGATTGAGTGGGCGCCCGAGTTGCCCAACACCGAGGCCCAAGCGCACGCCCAAGTAGCGCCCCCTTCAAACGCCTCACTCGACCCTCCTATTACGAGGCGAGGCATTCAGGCTATTATCATATATCAAGGTTCGTAGCACTTAGTCCTCTTTAAGTTCTAGAATTTAATGACTTCAATCTTGCATTAAGCATTGGGGACTACTTGGCAAAAGAATtagcatattaaaaatatatatagaaaatctagagagaaacaaaatcattagaaaaatgaaacaatgaaattaaaaaaatagagaTTGCTTGAAGTTATtatcaaagcaaaaaaaaaaaaaaacacaatagaTAAGAGAGAACAAGATATAAAAAAAACATTATTAAGGATAGTCCAGCTATCATCATTTAAAGGAGATGTGAATGACCAAGAGAAAGGACAATGTAATGCAAATTATTGAACTAACCAAGTAGGTGTTTCCTTGACTAGATGGTCTACcactaatttttttatcatatttattttctcCCAATTAATTCCTTTTGTATCTATCTTTTTAAAGCCTGCATAAATGCCTCTTAACAGTCTGTCCAATTGCTTATTATCTATAGATTCATGATGTAACCATCAGCATATTTATTGTCACTATTCTTCTTCGAGATAGCATGAGCTTTTTACAGATTTGATCTGAGcatacccttactcaccaaagatATGCAACAAGAAGCTTAGATATATCAAAAAGTAGCAGCCATTAATGTATATTACTGCCAAAAGCAAACCTTCCATAAGCTAAGTTGGAATATCGACAGCAGCTGGGTCAGTTGAAAAACCAAACTTTAGTATTTTCCTGTTAAATTATCATGCAGTGTGTGATACACATCATATCATAAATCTTCTAGGATCTCATAGAAGTCAAATTAGACAATATAAGGTGCCAAAAAAAATTAACCAAAAAAAATAGACTTCTACTCTTCACTTTTTATAAGGTGCAATTATCATACATCCAACCTTTTTTTATAAGGTGCCACCTATACAAAAATAGACTGAACCAAAGGCACTCCTTAGATGATCATAATAGAATTTAAAAAATCAGCAAACTGTAGGAATGGTTTGTGTTCCTCAAAAAGGGCTTTGGAAAAGGAGGAGCTCAGAATGAAAATAACCAAAGCAACAGGCAGTTACAAAGATCTAGAGCATTTGTCAGAGTTTAAGCTAATTTAGTGAAGAAGCAGTGTTTTAAACCTTGAGATAGTCTCAACAACAAGGAAACTGACAAATTTCACTTGGAATTGAAAATGCACCATTCATATTTGAGTACATGTGGAATGGcagatatttttaaatatttagtttgactaataaaacatTAAAACTAAAGCCGAAAGGTCACCATTAACAGAGCATCATCATTGGTCATAAATTTTGCTGCTTAAAACTGAAGTATGTCAACTGATGCACAGCAAACAAGATACCATAAAAAGATCCAAGCTGCAAAATGTGCAGATGCCTTgcatagttttttttatttttcctgctccacacacacacacacacacacagctgcAAAATGTGCAGATGCCttgcatagttttttttttatttttcctgctctacatacatacatacatatatatatatatatatataatataggaGACAAAGGTGAGACATGTGAACCAGGAGCTTTCCTTGGATATCAAATCCTTGACGTAAGGGAAAATACTCTGAGATAGCAAACCCTCTAGTTACTTGGATGGTGGTCCTTGCACAGCTTTTACATGTGAAAATTATACAtgtataataaatttcagatatttgTAGCATGTAACTTCTAGAGAAGTAACAACACAAAAGTTGCAATTTGTTCCTCAAAAGTACCTAAGAAGTAGTTCATCTTAAACATCAAAGGCCTAGTTGATGGACATTATTACTGTCTCATTGGTCCCTTTTCTAACTACTCACAATTAAAACTAGCAAACTTAATTTTACTTGAATCTTTCTGACTATCAAAAGCCATAGAATGGAATAGATGGATAATGTACAGCAGGATCACCATACAACTTACTTGGCTAATCAAAGATTTTGTACAACAGGATTTTTATACAACTTAATTGGCTAATCGTTATCATGCTCCCAAAGATGCTCCAAGAACTGCCTATTCTTCCTGTTCcatggaaaaaaaatatttctccaAACATCTAGAGCTTATTGTTTATCCAAAATTTCATGTATCTTTGAATCTTGACATAACAAGCCAAATTCACAGTTCAGAAGATATGATTATCAAGCCATCTGAAACCTGTTACTATCTCACATGTCCATAGTACTGAAATCATCTGGATGTATTGGCTCCTTTGATATGAAAATATCATCTAGATATGATATTCCTGACCACACTTCGTCGAGACTATGAAGttaatatcttcttcttttttttaataagatCAAGGTTTATACTTAAGTGAAATTTTTTTGGTTTCACATCTACTTATATTTTCTCCACAATAATTGGAAAAACAGGATATTACCAGGCAGTCAGCCTCTAAATTTCATTTCTGCCTAAATTTCCAAAATGTGCTACCCTTTCACACCGTTGTATAATTCTAACTGTCACGATCAATCACTTCCACTTGTCACTCGTCTAATGCACCACAAACTCTGTTTTGacccattttaattttttttataacccCTTGGACACACATGCAACGGTCAGAGCTTTAAGTTTTATATTAGCTTTTCTAATAGCTTCGCTTTCTGAGCTCATAAACAGCAACACGCTATCAGCCCAAAGCATTCACCAATTTAGGTTCATGTTCATGCAAGCACGACCTCTTGGAATCCACCATAGCCATATCTCGGGAATGAAAAAGCAGAACCCATAGACATCAAGCATCCTGCGATGAGCCTGATCTATTTGGAGAGCAGGTTAAAGTGACAGTCTGTGTTGCAGGTACAATCATGAAACGATGTAAAAAATACTTTCTAAGTAAGCAAATCAAATCAATGCTGGTTTTCGTATTAGTTATTCTAACGGAAGCTATGCTGGTATCAGGATACAGCGACATTGGAAACCTCATCAAACGTGAAATCAAGGAATCCCTAACCTTCCACGGAACGCTTGGGTCCACCGAGCAACGAAGGATCGAAGGCCGAGCTCCCGTACAGCGAGGGCGTCGACATGGCCACCGCGGCCGCCGTGTACCTACTCGAGGCCCCGATCACCTGCTTCGTGTAGGCCGAGGGCACACGGTCGGCGTACAAGGATTCCGTGTCGGAGTCGGCGAAGGGGTCGACGCTGGGCAGGCGCGGGGAGTCACGGTAGGAGTAGAGGGAGGAGGCGTCACGTCCGCCTCCTCCGTAGATGGTGCGGTAGTTGTAGATGTTGCTAGACATAGCGGACGAAGGGCCGAAGGTACGCGAGTTTTCGACTAGGGTTTCCGACTTCCCATTCCAGGAGGAGAGAAAGGGAGCGAAGGTGGGGTGTGGGAGGAGGGTGAGGGTCCGCAGAGATAGATGTGTTAGGTTTTAAATACTGGCAACTTCTGAACCCGACCCGTTAGCCAGGCCTGGTAAACCCGGATCCAATAATTAAAAAAACCACCCCAACTATTTATGATGGATCCTTATTGTTATAAATAGGGAGGCAAAAGCAAAGGTTTGAAGTGTAGGtttataccaaaaaaaaaaaaagagtttatatataaatatatatatatatatatatatatatatattactctaCTAAAATTCAAATCTAAGTCATTAaaggattttatttattttttaattttttttcttaattttaatcGGTTTGAAACCAAAGATTTCAATTTCGGTTCGATTTCAATTTTCAGGAACCGTAATTAAACCGCTAGAATCCGATCCCGACTTAGAACCGTTGAACCATTGGTCAGGTTCgattttgattcttgagtgtgaTTTCTATTTGAATTCTCGAGTGGTTCGTTTAAACCCACTAACTTCAATTTGGTTtgcagcaaggttcgcaataccgtaccgtaccgatatttcgacctgggctcggtaccggtacggtataccgagcggtacacccatgtGTATTGAGCGGTACatccaggtgtgccgagtactgtagcactgctatagtgctacagtgcatTGCTATAGTGCTATAGTGCACTCGGATCGATAacagaccgatacgtaccgcccgtaccggacggtacggTTCGGTACGTCAGACCCTGGTTTGCAGAACTTCCTGCCATCTACAGTTTGCAGAATTACACATTTAACAAGCTGAATAAGAGCTCAGTTGAAACTTGATGCATTCTACAGTCTGCAGGAGTGCAAATGAATCTCCAATAATGACTTGAAATATACACTTTAATCAGATATTACAAGTATGATAAGAACATAAAATATACTTTTAGTCCACCCTATCTGGAAAGAAATCAAACAAGGATTACTCAATTATGGCCCTGCACAATCTGGAAAGCCAATGTTTTCAGCATAAGAAGAACACAAACCATGTGAAGGACCAATAATTAGTGATAACCGATGTTAAGCACCAATGAAAGACAATTATATATTTATCTTCCTGAAACATATGTACATAGATGCTGCTAGTAGGCTTACAGCAGACTTAAAATGCTAAGAAAGGCGTTCTCGATATAAAGATCATGAAAGCAAAGTCTTTTAGACGAATGCACAACATTTTCCAACCTATAAAGAAAGCGAGATTAAGTAAATCACTCGAGTTCTAACTGGCTGAAGGAAATGTATGGTTGTCCCCTGCTAAAACCCTGGAGCGAGAACCATTCCTGCAGCTTATTCGTCAGAAACCATGGTTAATTCGACATGAACACCATTGCCGTTGGAGTAGAGGTTCCTATCCGGCAGGCTCTTTACAGGCTTCTTCAAGTTCATGTTCCTGTTGGATTTCACAGGTGAGAAGCTGTTGCTAAAGATATGTCTTTTTGTTGGGTTGCGACAATGGCTGGGATTTTGCAGCAAAGTATCGAGTTGCCCACATGCAGCTCCAATGAGTCCTGCCAAATAATTAATATTGCTATGATCAAGAGATGCTAGACTCAACTTCATTCTCCTGACATGAATGTGGAATCAGAAGAAAGGCATGAAAATAACATAAGTGAGATATTCACGGATAGTATTCTGAATTCAAACAACCATCCGAAAGCCGAACAAGAGATGCATGCATTAGCACTCAACCCTTCAGAAAGCTTCATATAAAAATGGAATTGTGATAACACAGCCAGTGCCACACAAAGCAATATCAATATAACACTTTCTCATATGGAGTAAACTATATGACTATAAACATCCACTGTAACCTTGTATAATGAACTTAAACAAAAACAAACAAGGAGGACATCCAAAGTTCATTACCAAGAAAAGCATATAATATTTCTACAAAAGGCGCATGATAAACATGCTCATCTGCTCGACGTACAATAAACAGCCATAATCATCGAGTCATCATCATGCTTGGAAGCAATAGCAGAAGATGATCAGAGAAAAATTCTCGATTGTACTGAAAAGCAATTGCAAATATACAATGGAGAGAATATATGAGCCTGCCTATCCCATTAGAAGTTAATCATAGCATCTAACACCAACAAGGCTGAAGTGCAGAGCCCAAGCGGTGTAATTGCCCTCTTATCATTCTCTATTCATTTCTCTGCCTTACCCACAGGTGGTCGGTGACACAAAGGGGCATTCCTTCTTACTCACCCTTTAAACATGATTATTAGTagctaatttatatttaaaaaataaatgtatAATATATCCTTATTATTATTTCACCATTTATttactcagattctttcttttctgttCATTGCAATAGTCTttggttttcctttttctcttcttttcactGCATGCTACAATCTTAAACTCAGAAATAgatattttaattttgaaaaaaaatgatcTTTTAATGCATACAACAACAAGCCATACGAAattgatattttaataattacATTAATTACTGAAAGAGAGTTGAAGATTTGAAGCTGACAGGAAGGTCACAGAATGCCAAAGAACAACCAATCTAACGGAATATTAATGTTGATTCCAGCTTCAATGTAATTATAAATACTAGTAGTCAATTACAGCTATGAACCACAATGACATATTTAAGTCTTTGAGTTATGCAGGAATGCACATCCTAAATCTAAATTTAGATTTAGGATGTGCGTTCCTGCATAACTCAAAGACTTAAATATGCTATTGTGGTTTATAACTCAAAGCttcaatatatatacacacacacacgtatTTCCCTTCAAAGTTAGTGATTTTCATTTTTGTATctctatatatatagagagagacacaaatatgaatatatattttgtgatttcatattaatatatatatatatatatatatatatatatatatatcaatatgcaATTTTGCCTAAGAATTATTGCACTTCAAATATAGTGGTTACAGAAACAAAATCATCTCTCCAATATGAGTAGAAGTGTCCAACTAATAGACCCATCAGCATTGTGCATGAAACTAAAAGTATTTGCTAACACAGACAGCATCTGAGTTCCAAATTCAGTATTTAGAGGAAAGTAAATGAGAATTGATGGGTTAGAAGCAATAAGTTGGCAATAGGACAGAAAAATATTTTGAGAGTTGGTAAGTTTTTCTcctaaaaggaaaggaaaaatgATGAAACCATGgattatgaaatcattaatctgaaAAGATGAGCAGGTCAATTATGTGTAGACTTgttaaatgaaaattaaaaaagaCATTCCAAGATATAGTGAAAGAACAAGGACCATTTCTAGGGTGAATTTAGACTAGAGGAAGTGCGGCATATGCTGCTACAGACAAATGGACATGTTTCTGAGTGAAGCATTACCTAAAAATAGGGCAGAGGGTTTTCCAGGTCTTGACTTGAACTCCGGATGAAATTGCACACCAATAAAATAAGGATGAGCATGGAACTCAACAATCTGCACcagattataaatatttaaaagaattcaaaattttcacaAAATTCAGGTCTATGCCATCGTATGCATACCTCCATTCGTCTTTTGGTTTCATCtttaccaacaaaagagagaccaGCCTTTTCAAGTTCTGCAACCATTTCAGGGTTTACCTGTGGACATAATAATCCAGCATAAACAAATTTCCCAAAACTTATGTATCTATTTAAGCATCTCAAATTAGAACATTATACTGAAGTTCTCAATTTATGTGTAAATAAACAGACCTCATATCGGTGTCGATGTCGTTCATCGATAAAGCTGACATTCCCATACCTAAAGAGAAGGTGAACTTCACTTAGATTTATGCTACATAAGGGCAATGCAGAAAAATGAAAACAGAAATGGGCATAAAATTTTAGAAGCATATTTGTCTGCTTACAACTTAGCAGATATACAGTCAGGAACCTCAAAAAAGGTCCTCCTTGATCCAAGATGCATTGTAGCTCCCTTATGAGTCTTAGAACCCTTTATTTGTCATAATAAGATATGTAAAGCTGCAGAAGATTCCTGATAGAAATAACAAAAATGATGGCCAAACCAGTTACCTCTGGCATAAAAACAATACATGGATTTGTTGTGTCAGGATCAAACTCTGTGCTATTTGCATCTTGCAAGTTCAGAATAGAACGGGCAAATTCAATGACAGCAACTTGCATGCCAAGACAAATTCCAAGAAATGGAATATTGTTTTCACGGGCATATTTAGCAGCTAGAATTTTTCCTTCCACCCCTCTATCTCCAAAACCTCCTGGGACTAGTATGCCATCTGCACCCTGAGCTGAAGATAATTAGATAGCTACAGGCAAAAATGTATAACCTACTACTGTTGTTAAAACTACAGCTAAAACCTTGAAAATGCAGATTGTCTCAAGAATCTAAGACCAACTATATAAATGAGAATTACACTCACCTTCAACCGTTTCCATGCTCCTCTAAAAAGATCAGGTGTCTGTAAATGAGATTAATCATATAGTCATCAGTTTCAAATGTGAACCAGCAACAAAGACTGAAGGATTTTGAAAAATAAACAGACTTCTATTGCCGCACTGTCTTCAAGGTCAGAAGATCGAACCCAATCCACCACAAGTTTCTTATAACAAGCAATAGAAGCATGCAGAAGAGCCTGCAAATATATTGATGATACAATCAGGTACAATTTATAAGTTGGAGAAGCACATATTTAATGAGATCAACTAATGGGAGGAACTTATCGAATCTTCCTTTTTAAATTCCAAAGAAAAACATGGGACAAAATATcaaccaaattttgcatctttatGAAACCATATTTTGTAAAAAGAGTTTAAAGCACTCACAATGACTGAACTTTTGTCTGATTAAATCATAGATTGCACATCAGAAATATGGATAAATCCTCTAAAAGAACTAAATAGCCTGAGCATGTTTGTGCTAATAGTTAGATTTTATGCTTAATGCCGAGCCTCTTCCTACATGCCAAAGCTTTTGGGAATAATGTTAACCCAACCATTATTATCACAGTACAAGAGCATGCCATTGATTGACCGGCACCCTCTTTTCCACCATTTGTCCTTTGCTCTTGCCCTGGATCAATGTGCAGTGACTTTTAATCTCACTTGGATCCTCATTACAAGTCCATTAATCCTTCATCCACCTAAATGTGATAGGTCTTAGAGCATGTATATAATGTTTGACTCTTTCCTGCTAGATGAATTACAGAGACCCAACTGTAATTTATTATCACTAATAATTAATCAAATCCGCGTTAGATCTTCTAAGCATTAAGAAAAGTAGTAGACACAACTGTCATGCTTTTAAACCATTTGAAGTATTAACAAAGAACCTTTCATTTTATGTTTCCTACTGGTGTGATAAAGGCCAAGAAGGAGCCCAATCAGGCGGAAAATACATTGTATGCCAGGTCAAGCTATACAATTACCATATTCTTCCTCATTTTGTGATACAATGCAAAATTGGGGAAATCCATTAAACTTAGATTGTGATTGATTATAAGTCCTAATACAACATGAGTATCCTATCATCTCCAGGCAACATGGATGAAGCTGAATACCAGCCAGGGATTGATTAATTTCCAGATATTATTTCCATATGTGTTTTGTGAATCCAATATCAATTGTTCTTTTGCTACATCATATAATGCATAATAAAAGCAACAAATACTTCCTAGTCAAGTACTTTCTTAGCTACAGTTTCCCCGAATAACATACTTGCATTCCTCAACCGATATTTCATCCTAGAAAAAAGTTTGTGGTCTTACCATTATGATAGACTGCGAAGTAGAAATGTTTCTGAATACAGGACGAAGACAACATACATATTCTAGAGATAGTGGCATATGCATTTTATCTGAACTCAATGTGCTTTAATGTGAAACTATGTACATGTAGAATCCATGAAGAGTTATGTCAACATTTAGAAAAGTTTACTGTCACCAGGCATCTAAAGTACATAAATATACTAATCGCATGATCATCTCTTTGTTGAATCAACTATTGCAACCAATAGTTGCAATAGATAGACCATAGAAGTGGAGATAAATTAAGAACTATCTATTTATCATGTCCAGCTAATGGCAACAACTAAATAATTCAAATTAAATGATCAATGCAAAACTTTCCAGCAAATACCAGAGTTCAGAATTTAGGAACATGGATATATATCATTGAATAAACATGTATTCACCTCCAATACTGAGAGATAAGAATCAGACTGGCCAGTATACTTTCCAACAATCACAATCCTAACCTGAAAATAACAAAATGGGTCAAACTGCAAACAGAAAATAACCAAGGCACCTAACTTAGGAGTAAAAGagaaaggggagagagagagagagaaagagagagagagagagagagagagagatagagagagagagagctcacaGGATCATGCAAGGTGTCATAAATTCTGGCTCTACTTGTCCATTC is a window from the Musa acuminata AAA Group cultivar baxijiao chromosome BXJ2-1, Cavendish_Baxijiao_AAA, whole genome shotgun sequence genome containing:
- the LOC135581061 gene encoding uncharacterized protein LOC135581061 isoform X3; amino-acid sequence: MKYVLVTGGVVSGLGKGVTASSIGVLLKACGLRLTAIKIDPYLNTDAGTMSPFEHGEVFVLDDGGEVDFVLGNYERFLDVKLTCDNSITTGKIYQFVIDKERRGDYLGKTVQVMPHMTDAIQEWIERAAMIPVDGEEGPPDVCIIELGGTIGDIESMPFIEALGQFSYRVGPDNFCVVHVSLVPVLNEVGEQKTKPTQHSVWGLRGLGLAPDILACQSTKALDENIKEKLSRFCHVPVADIITLNDVTNIWHIPLLLGEQKAHETIIKLLNLQGIAKELALEEWTSRARIYDTLHDPVRIVIVGKYTGQSDSYLSVLEALLHASIACYKKLVVDWVRSSDLEDSAAIETPDLFRGAWKRLKGADGILVPGGFGDRGVEGKILAAKYARENNIPFLGICLGMQVAVIEFARSILNLQDANSTEFDPDTTNPCIVFMPEGSKTHKGATMHLGSRRTFFEVPDCISAKLYGNVSFIDERHRHRYEVNPEMVAELEKAGLSFVGKDETKRRMEIVEFHAHPYFIGVQFHPEFKSRPGKPSALFLGLIGAACGQLDTLLQNPSHCRNPTKRHIFSNSFSPVKSNRNMNLKKPVKSLPDRNLYSNGNGVHVELTMVSDE
- the LOC135581061 gene encoding uncharacterized protein LOC135581061 isoform X2 — encoded protein: MKYVLVTGGVVSGLGKGVTASSIGVLLKACGLRLTAIKIDPYLNTDAGTMSPFEHGEVFVLDDGGEVDFVLGNYERFLDVKLTCDNSITTGKIYQFVIDKERRGDYLGKTVQVMPHMTDAIQEWIERAAMIPVDGEEGPPDVCIIELGGTIGTTIFSRHNDSGILDAGDIESMPFIEALGQFSYRVGPDNFCVVHVSLVPVLNEVGEQKTKPTQHSVWGLRGLGLAPDILACQSTKALDENIKEKLSRFCHVPVADIITLNDVTNIWHIPLLLGEQKAHETIIKLLNLQGIAKELALEEWTSRARIYDTLHDPVRIVIVGKYTGQSDSYLSVLEALLHASIACYKKLVVDWVRSSDLEDSAAIETPDLFRGAWKRLKGADGILVPGGFGDRGVEGKILAAKYARENNIPFLGICLGMQVAVIEFARSILNLQDANSTEFDPDTTNPCIVFMPEGSKTHKGATMHLGSRRTFFEVPDCISAKLYGNVSFIDERHRHRYEVNPEMVAELEKAGLSFVGKDETKRRMEIVEFHAHPYFIGVQFHPEFKSRPGKPSALFLGLIGAACGQLDTLLQNPSHCRNPTKRHIFSNSFSPVKSNRNMNLKKPVKSLPDRNLYSNGNGVHVELTMVSDE
- the LOC135581061 gene encoding uncharacterized protein LOC135581061 isoform X1: MKYVLVTGGVVSGLGKGVTASSIGVLLKACGLRLTAIKIDPYLNTDAGTMSPFEHGEVFVLDDGGEVDFVLGNYERFLDVKLTCDNSITTGKIYQFVIDKERRGDYLGKTVQVMPHMTDAIQEWIERAAMIPVDGEEGPPDVCIIELGGTIVCGAGTTIFSRHNDSGILDAGDIESMPFIEALGQFSYRVGPDNFCVVHVSLVPVLNEVGEQKTKPTQHSVWGLRGLGLAPDILACQSTKALDENIKEKLSRFCHVPVADIITLNDVTNIWHIPLLLGEQKAHETIIKLLNLQGIAKELALEEWTSRARIYDTLHDPVRIVIVGKYTGQSDSYLSVLEALLHASIACYKKLVVDWVRSSDLEDSAAIETPDLFRGAWKRLKGADGILVPGGFGDRGVEGKILAAKYARENNIPFLGICLGMQVAVIEFARSILNLQDANSTEFDPDTTNPCIVFMPEGSKTHKGATMHLGSRRTFFEVPDCISAKLYGNVSFIDERHRHRYEVNPEMVAELEKAGLSFVGKDETKRRMEIVEFHAHPYFIGVQFHPEFKSRPGKPSALFLGLIGAACGQLDTLLQNPSHCRNPTKRHIFSNSFSPVKSNRNMNLKKPVKSLPDRNLYSNGNGVHVELTMVSDE